In Xanthomonas theicola, a single genomic region encodes these proteins:
- a CDS encoding protein-glutamate methylesterase/protein-glutamine glutaminase: MTTIKAMVVDDSAVVRQVLVAVLNEAPGIEVIAAAADPLLAMDKMRQQWPDVIVLDVEMPKMDGITFLRKIMGERPTPVVICSTLTEKGARVTMDALAAGAVAVVTKPKLGLKQFLTDSAEELVATVRTAARANVKRLAARSAAAAVEAEVKHNADVILPAQGGRPLAQTTERVIAIGTSTGGTQALEEVLTALPRVSPGIVIVQHMPEKFTAAFAARLDTLCQISVKEAANNDRVVPGRALIAPGGKHMLLRRSGAQYFVEVMDGPPVNRHRPSVDVLFRSAARAAGGNALGIIMTGMGDDGAVGLLEMRQAGARTVAQDEQSSVVFGMPKEAIKRGGAEKILPLGAMAREIVQQLG; this comes from the coding sequence ATGACGACGATCAAGGCCATGGTGGTCGACGACTCGGCGGTGGTGCGCCAGGTGCTGGTGGCGGTGCTCAACGAGGCGCCCGGCATCGAGGTGATCGCCGCCGCCGCCGATCCGCTGCTGGCCATGGACAAGATGCGCCAGCAATGGCCGGACGTGATCGTGCTGGACGTGGAAATGCCGAAGATGGACGGCATCACCTTCCTGCGCAAGATCATGGGCGAGCGCCCCACCCCGGTGGTGATCTGCTCCACGCTCACCGAGAAAGGCGCGCGGGTGACCATGGACGCGCTGGCCGCCGGCGCGGTGGCGGTAGTAACCAAGCCCAAGCTTGGCCTGAAGCAGTTCCTCACCGACTCGGCCGAAGAATTGGTGGCCACGGTGCGGACCGCCGCGCGCGCCAACGTCAAGCGCCTGGCCGCGCGCAGCGCGGCGGCGGCGGTGGAAGCGGAGGTCAAGCACAACGCCGATGTGATCTTGCCGGCGCAGGGCGGCCGGCCGCTGGCGCAGACCACCGAACGGGTGATCGCGATCGGCACCTCCACCGGCGGCACCCAGGCGCTGGAGGAAGTACTCACCGCGCTGCCGCGGGTCAGCCCGGGCATCGTCATCGTCCAGCACATGCCGGAGAAGTTCACCGCCGCGTTCGCCGCGCGCCTGGACACGCTGTGCCAGATCTCGGTGAAGGAAGCGGCCAACAACGACCGCGTCGTGCCGGGCCGCGCGCTGATCGCGCCCGGCGGCAAGCACATGCTGCTGCGCCGCAGCGGCGCGCAGTATTTCGTGGAAGTGATGGACGGGCCGCCGGTGAACCGGCACCGGCCGTCGGTGGACGTGCTGTTCCGTTCCGCCGCGCGCGCCGCTGGCGGCAATGCGCTGGGCATCATCATGACCGGCATGGGCGACGACGGCGCGGTCGGCCTGCTGGAGATGCGTCAGGCCGGCGCCCGCACCGTGGCCCAGGACGAGCAGAGCAGCGTCGTGTTCGGCATGCCCAAGGAAGCGATCAAGCGCGGCGGCGCGGAAAAGATCCTGCCGCTGGGCGCGATGGCGCGCGAGATCGTGCAGCAGCTCGGCTAG
- a CDS encoding CheR family methyltransferase gives MTSTETITEQEFGKFQRFIFDAAGITISPAKKAMLCGRLGKRLKVHSLQTYTQYLKLLESREGSGEVQTAIDLLTTNETYFFREPRHFDLLRKLANAHKGGAPFRSWSAASSSGEEAYSMAMVLDDAMQGRAYEVVGTDISTRVLAKARTGHYPLQRIEHMPPTLLKRYCLKGHGEYEGSLLIDRRIRDNVRFLHANLNAPLPNLGQFDVIFLRNVMIYFNGQTKREVVARVLSTLKRGGIFCIGHSESLNDINNDVVQLAPSVFRKP, from the coding sequence ATGACCAGCACCGAGACCATCACCGAGCAGGAATTCGGCAAGTTCCAGCGCTTCATCTTCGACGCCGCCGGCATCACCATTTCTCCGGCCAAGAAGGCGATGCTGTGCGGACGCCTGGGCAAGCGGCTGAAGGTGCATTCGCTGCAGACCTATACCCAGTACCTGAAGCTGCTGGAAAGCCGCGAAGGCAGCGGCGAGGTGCAGACCGCGATCGACCTGCTGACCACCAACGAGACCTATTTCTTCCGCGAGCCCAGGCATTTCGATCTGCTGCGCAAGCTGGCGAACGCGCACAAGGGCGGCGCGCCGTTCCGCAGTTGGAGCGCGGCCAGTTCCAGCGGCGAGGAGGCCTACAGCATGGCGATGGTGCTGGACGACGCCATGCAGGGGCGGGCCTATGAAGTGGTCGGCACCGACATCAGCACCCGGGTGCTGGCCAAGGCGCGCACCGGCCACTATCCGCTGCAGCGCATCGAGCACATGCCGCCGACGCTGCTCAAGCGCTACTGCCTGAAGGGCCACGGCGAGTACGAAGGCAGCCTGCTGATCGACCGCAGGATCCGCGACAACGTGCGTTTCCTGCACGCCAACCTCAATGCCCCGCTGCCCAACCTGGGCCAGTTCGACGTGATCTTCCTGCGCAACGTGATGATCTACTTCAACGGCCAGACCAAGCGCGAAGTGGTCGCGCGGGTACTGTCCACGCTCAAGCGCGGCGGCATTTTCTGCATCGGCCATTCGGAAAGCCTGAACGACATCAACAACGACGTGGTGCAGCTGGCGCCGTCGGTATTCCGCAAGCCATGA
- a CDS encoding EAL domain-containing response regulator — MPLVHEIASLSHLGTILVVDDSQVQREHVLALCLRLGAVAVEGLHDGHAALARVTQGPAPGLLIVDLEMPGMDGVQLLDALARCGVRVPIVVVSQRGAALIESVLQVGRASGLQVLAGLEKPLRAAELGAALQAHPAPATPAARTDAALDGATDAATLHEALRRGDIEVAYQPKVDMRSGQVHGVEALARWRHPRNGQIAPDRFIALAEREGLIHALTASVADQAMARLAAWKQSGLRLTLAINLSPLLLQDPGLLDELHSQLQRHGLAPADVVLEITESSLVEASALGMLARLRLQGFGLSLDDYGTGFSSLQQLTRIPFTELKIDRIFVHDAHLSRNLRTVLESALGMAQRLGLSTVAEGIETVEDWRLLQQLGCDLGQGYLLARPMGGGALHAWLLEHQARLQEHGPNAASAAPLTRGPS; from the coding sequence ATGCCGCTCGTTCATGAAATCGCCTCGCTCAGCCACCTCGGCACGATCCTGGTGGTCGACGACAGCCAGGTCCAGCGCGAGCACGTGCTGGCGCTGTGCCTGCGGCTGGGCGCGGTGGCGGTGGAAGGCCTGCACGACGGCCATGCGGCGCTGGCGCGGGTGACCCAGGGGCCGGCGCCAGGACTGCTGATCGTGGACCTGGAGATGCCCGGCATGGACGGGGTGCAACTGCTCGACGCACTGGCCCGCTGCGGCGTGCGCGTGCCGATCGTGGTCGTCTCGCAACGCGGTGCGGCGCTGATCGAATCGGTGCTGCAGGTCGGCCGCGCCAGCGGCCTGCAGGTACTGGCCGGCCTGGAAAAGCCGCTGCGCGCGGCCGAGCTCGGTGCGGCGCTGCAGGCGCACCCCGCGCCGGCCACGCCGGCGGCGCGGACCGACGCCGCGCTGGACGGCGCGACCGACGCGGCGACGCTGCACGAGGCGCTGCGCCGCGGCGACATCGAGGTGGCGTACCAGCCGAAGGTGGACATGCGCAGTGGCCAGGTCCACGGCGTGGAAGCGCTGGCGCGCTGGCGCCATCCGCGCAACGGCCAGATCGCGCCGGACCGCTTCATCGCCCTGGCCGAGCGTGAGGGCCTGATCCACGCGCTGACCGCCAGCGTCGCCGACCAGGCGATGGCGCGGCTGGCGGCATGGAAGCAGTCCGGCTTGCGCCTGACCCTGGCGATCAACCTGTCGCCGCTGCTGTTGCAGGACCCGGGACTGCTCGACGAACTGCACAGCCAGTTGCAGCGCCACGGACTGGCGCCGGCCGACGTGGTCCTGGAAATCACCGAAAGCTCGCTGGTCGAGGCCAGCGCGCTGGGCATGCTGGCGCGGCTGCGGCTGCAGGGCTTCGGCCTGTCGCTGGACGACTACGGCACCGGCTTCTCCTCGCTGCAGCAACTGACCCGCATCCCCTTCACCGAACTGAAGATCGACCGCATCTTCGTGCACGACGCGCACCTCAGCCGCAATCTGCGCACCGTGCTGGAATCGGCCCTGGGCATGGCCCAGCGGCTGGGCCTGAGCACCGTCGCCGAAGGCATCGAGACGGTGGAAGACTGGCGACTGCTGCAACAACTGGGCTGCGATCTCGGCCAGGGCTACCTGCTGGCGCGGCCGATGGGCGGCGGCGCATTGCATGCCTGGCTGCTCGAGCACCAGGCCCGGCTGCAGGAACACGGCCCCAACGCGGCAAGCGCCGCCCCACTGACACGCGGACCCTCATGA
- a CDS encoding chemotaxis protein CheW: MTAHEPSAPSGAPDLAPDQFLTFLLGKEMFGVGILGIKEIIEYRTPTDVPMMPPALRGVINLRGAVVPVVDLQQRFGRAASDVTKRTCIVIVEVANGNERQVLGLLVDAVSEVLEIADIAPAPAFGAGIRRDFIHGMGKVGERFVILLDADAALSTQEFVAMAGIASDVEEGMAA, translated from the coding sequence ATGACCGCCCACGAACCGTCCGCGCCGTCCGGCGCCCCCGATCTGGCTCCCGACCAGTTCCTGACCTTCCTGCTCGGCAAGGAAATGTTCGGCGTCGGCATCCTCGGCATCAAGGAAATCATCGAGTACCGCACGCCGACCGATGTGCCGATGATGCCGCCGGCGCTGCGCGGGGTCATCAACCTGCGCGGCGCGGTGGTGCCGGTGGTGGACCTGCAGCAACGCTTCGGCCGCGCCGCCAGCGACGTCACCAAGCGCACCTGCATCGTCATCGTCGAGGTGGCCAACGGCAACGAGCGTCAGGTGCTGGGGCTGCTGGTCGACGCGGTCAGCGAAGTGCTGGAGATCGCCGATATCGCCCCAGCCCCGGCCTTCGGCGCCGGCATCCGCCGCGACTTCATCCACGGCATGGGCAAGGTCGGCGAGCGCTTCGTGATCCTGCTCGATGCCGATGCGGCGCTGTCCACCCAGGAGTTCGTCGCCATGGCCGGCATCGCGTCGGATGTCGAGGAAGGCATGGCCGCCTGA